In Mycolicibacterium nivoides, the DNA window AGTGGACGGGCGCCCGGTAGTGCGCCATCCAGTGCAGGATCGGAGCGGCTGACCGCGCGGCGGTCACCGCGTACACCTCTTCCTGCTGCAACGCGTACACCTGCGCGTTGCCGAAGCCACGGTCGATGCGGTCCCGGACGAAGGCCAGCTCGACAACGGCGGCGGCGAAGGCCGCGACGGCCTTGCCCGCGGGACGACCGCCGGCCAGCGTGGCCTGCTTGATCGCGCCGTGGCGGCTCTTCAACGACCCGAGCCAGGTGGCTTCGTTGGGGGTGATCAACCCGGCGGCGACCATGCCCGGCAGTTTGGCGGCCACCACATGCTGCTCGCGGCGACGGCTGATGACCGCCACCACGATCATCGTGACGAAGATCGGCACCATCCAGACCGCGTACACGATGAAGTAGGTCCCGGCGCCCACCAGCGACGAACCGTTCCACAGTCCGTGCATGAACACCGCACCCAGGTAGCCGGCCAGGACGCAGAGCACTTTGGCGCCGGTGCTGCGCCGTTGCAGCGCGAAGTACACCCCGATCGCGGTCATCGTGGTGAACAGCGAGTGGGCGAACGGCGCCATGATCAGGCGCATCGCCGCCGTCAGCAGCGATCCGGCCAGCGAATCGGCGCTGGAGATGTACATGATGTCTTCGAGCCAGGCGAAACCGAGACCGACGAGGCCGGCGTACACCAGGCAGTCGGTCAGGGAGTTGAGCTCGTTGCGGCG includes these proteins:
- a CDS encoding PrsW family intramembrane metalloprotease codes for the protein MAYSPTPGPVHRPWFPITPPMPRPVRKVGAPLAAIIACGVVIGALVLLFTALNPAGAIIGFTLSSIVMTGAVFAYLWLDRWEPEPPRLLLLAFGWGAAVAIVLSLVLSLFTDALLAPGVDSAESAHSFASVAIRAPFIEEAAKGLFLLIMMTGRRRNELNSLTDCLVYAGLVGLGFAWLEDIMYISSADSLAGSLLTAAMRLIMAPFAHSLFTTMTAIGVYFALQRRSTGAKVLCVLAGYLGAVFMHGLWNGSSLVGAGTYFIVYAVWMVPIFVTMIVVAVISRRREQHVVAAKLPGMVAAGLITPNEATWLGSLKSRHGAIKQATLAGGRPAGKAVAAFAAAVVELAFVRDRIDRGFGNAQVYALQQEEVYAVTAARSAAPILHWMAHYRAPVHW